In Populus alba chromosome 1, ASM523922v2, whole genome shotgun sequence, a single window of DNA contains:
- the LOC118034066 gene encoding Golgi SNAP receptor complex member 1-1, producing MEVTATSSWDALRKQARKLEAQLDEQMNSYRKLASSKGSTKVDSAENDPESGIDRLLKQLQQVNSQMQAWVSSGGSEMVSHTLTRHQEILQDLTQEFHRLRSGMRAKQEHALLLEDFREFDRTRLDLEDGIGSADQALLREHASISRNTGQMDNVISQAQATLGSLVLQRSTFGGINSKLSNVSSRLPTVNQILSAIKRRKSMDSIILSLVASVCTFLIFLYWVTK from the exons ATGGAAGTGACTGCTACTTCTTCATGGGACGCTTTACGAAAACAG GCGAGGAAACTCGAAGCTCAGTTAGATGAGCAGATGAACTCATATCGTAAACTGGCATCCTCAAAGGGTTCTACAAAAGTTGATTCTGCAGAGAATGATCCTGAATCGGGGATAGACCGACTATTAAAACAGCTCCAGCAAGTAAATTCACAGATGCAAGCATGGGTATCATCTGGAGGATCAGAAATGGTTTCTCACACCTTGACTCGGCATCAGGAAATTCTTCAAGATCTTACTCAG GAGTTTCATCGTCTCCGTTCTGGCATGAGGGCTAAGCAAGAACATGCTCTGCTTCTGGAGGATTTTAGAGAGTTTGATCGAACAAGATTAGATTTGGAAGACGGTATTGGTTCTGCAGACCAAGCTCTCCTTAGAGAGCATGCATCCATTAGCCGAAATACCGGTCAG ATGGATAATGTGATTTCACAAGCTCAAGCAACTCTTGGTTCGCTTGTTCTTCAACGTTCAACTTTTGGAGGAATTAATTCAAAGCTGAGTAATGTTAGCAGCCGCCTCCCAACG GTAAATCAAATTCTGTCAGCAATAAAGAGGAGAAAGTCCATGGATTCCATCATACTTTCCCTGGTTGCTTCCGTATgcacttttcttatttttctttactgGGTGACCAAGTAA
- the LOC118034030 gene encoding aquaporin NIP6-1, protein MDNEEVPSAPSTPATPGTPGAPLFGGFKGERGVHGRKSLLRSCKCFGVEEWAMEEGRLPPVSCSLPPPPVSLARKLGAEFMGTLILIFAGTATAIVNQKTQGSETLIGLAASTGLAAMIVILSTGHISGAHLNPSITIAFAALKHFPWKHVPMYIGAQVLASLCAAFALKVIFHPMMGGGVTVPSGGHGQAFALEFIISFILMFVVTAVATDTRAVGELAGIAVGATVMLNILIAGETTGASMNPVRTLGPAIAANNYKAIWVYLTAPILGALCGAGTYSAVKLPEEDGDTNEKTSPTRSFRS, encoded by the exons ATGGACAATGAAGAGGTTCCATCAGCTCCTTCAACCCCAGCAACACCAGGGACTCCTGGTGCTCCTCTCTTTGGTGGGTTTAAGGGGGAGAGAGGCGTTCACGGTAGAAAATCTCTTTTGAGAAGTTGCAAGTGTTTCGGTGTTGAAGAATGGGCTATGGAAGAAGGAAGATTACCTCCTGTCTCTTGCTCATTGCCCCCTCCTCCTGTCTCACTCGCTAGAAAG TTGGGAGCTGAATTCATGGGCACTCTTATACTGATCTTCGCTGGGACGGCCACGGCCATTGTTAACCAAAAAACACAAGGTTCAGAGACTCTCATCGGCCTTGCTGCCTCTACTGGACTAGCTGCGATGATCGTTATATTATCAACCGGCCACATCTCTGGAGCTCATCTCAACCCATCCATCACCATTGCATTTGCTGCCTTGAAACACTTTCCATGGAAACAT GTGCCGATGTATATTGGGGCACAAGTATTGGCATCACTGTGTGCTGCATTTGCTTTGAAGGTGATATTTCACCCTATGATGGGTGGGGGAGTCACGGTTCCTTCAGGGGGACATGGTCAAGCTTTTGCTTTGGAGTTCATTATTAGCTTTATCCTCATGTTTGTTGTCACTGCTGTGGCCACCGACACAAGAGCT GTGGGGGAGCTGGCGGGAATCGCGGTAGGGGCTACTGTCATGCTCAACATCCTCATAGCCGG GGAAACAACAGGGGCATCAATGAACCCAGTCAGAACATTAGGGCCAGCCATAGCTGCAAATAACTATAAAGCCATATGGGTTTACCTCACTGCTCCGATCCTAGGGGCATTGTGTGGAGCAGGAACTTACTCTGCTGTCAAGCTGCCTGAGGAAGATGGTGATACTAACGAAAAAACATCACCTACAAGGAGCTTCAGGAGCTGA
- the LOC118034032 gene encoding uncharacterized protein, translating into MGDSNEDPWLAPDKLYHVLFCLSLTLLFSKLASLTRYPFLKRHSIRVGAILSLFAGAAKEAADQIGLFPSAGASAKDAVADVIGVLIAAAALSMLKSKNSDGSDSGSGQTRRVLPI; encoded by the coding sequence ATGGGCGACAGCAATGAAGACCCATGGCTAGCCCCAGATAAGCTATACCATGTCCTCTTTTGTCTCTCTCTAACCCTCCTTTTCTCCAAGCTAGCCTCGCTCACCCGCTATCCATTTCTCAAGCGCCACTCTATTCGGGTCGGTGCTATTCTCTCCCTCTTCGCCGGCGCCGCCAAGGAGGCAGCTGACCAAATTGGCCTCTTTCCCTCCGCTGGAGCCTCTGCAAAGGACGCTGTAGCCGATGTCATTGGCGTATTGATTGCTGCGGCAGCTCTCTCCATGCTTAAAAGTAAAAACTCCGATGGATCCGATTCGGGGTCGGGTCAGACCCGGAGGGTTTTGCCCATTTGA